One genomic window of Cygnus atratus isolate AKBS03 ecotype Queensland, Australia chromosome 16, CAtr_DNAZoo_HiC_assembly, whole genome shotgun sequence includes the following:
- the OPRL1 gene encoding nociceptin receptor isoform X2 — protein sequence MKTATNIYIFNLALADTLCLMTLPFQGTDTFLGFWPFGNVLCKIAISIDYYNMFTSTFTLTMMSVDRYIAICHPIKALDIRTPHKAKVVNVCIWALASVFGIPAMVMGSAENENNEIDCLIKLPSPVDYWDPVFGICVFLFSFMIPVLIITICYSLMIRRLKNVRVLSGSKEKDRNLRRITRMVLVVVAVFIICWTPIQIFVLVQCLGAKAESELELAISCFCTALGYANSSLNPVLYAFLDENFKACFKKFCFPSAFRTELQMSNRMCSIAKDVAYACKNSEGTNNPA from the exons ATGAAGACAGCAACCAACATTTACATCTTTAACCTCGCTCTGGCCGATACCTTGTGTCTGATGACCTTACCCTTCCAGGGTACGGACACATTCCTGGGCTTCTGGCCCTTTGGCAATGTCCTCTGCAAGATCGCCATCTCTATAGACTACTACAACATGTTCACCAGCACCTTCACCCTGACGATGATGAGCGTCGACCGCTACATCGCGATCTGCCACCCGATCAAAGCCCTGGACATCCGCACTCCCCACAAGGCCAAGGTGGTGAACGTCTGCATCTGGGCGCTGGCTTCTGTCTTCGGCATCCCGGCGATGGTGATGGGATCtgcagagaatgaaaacaaCG aaaTCGATTGTCTAATTAAGCTCCCTTCACCCGTGGATTACTGGGATCCCGTGTTTGGCATCtgtgtctttctcttctcctttatGATCCCCGTGTTGATCATTACCATTTGCTACAGCCTCATGATCCGACGGCTCAAGAACGTCCGCGTGCTCTCAGGCTCCAAGGAGAAGGACCGAAACCTGAGGCGCATCACCCGAATGGTCCTGGTGGTGGTGGCCGTCTTCATAATTTGCTGGACTCCCATCCAGATTTTTGTGCTGGTCCAGTGCTTGGGCGCCAAGGCAGAGAGTGAGCTCGAGCTGGCCATCTCCTGCTTCTGCACGGCGCTGGGGTACGCCAACAGCAGCCTGAACCCCGTCCTCTACGCCTTTTTGGATGAGAACTTCAAGGCGTGCTTCAAGAAGTTCTGCTTCCCCAGCGCCTTCAGGACGGAGCTGCAGATGTCCAACAGGATGTGCAGCATCGCCAAGGATGTGGCTTATGCCTGCAAGAACTCGGAGGGGACTAACAATCCGGCCTGA